Part of the Caballeronia sp. SL2Y3 genome is shown below.
GCATCAGCGTGACGAAGATCAGCCAGAACGCGAGGTTCTTCAACGGAAAGCGGAAGAACACGATGGCATACGCCGAAATGATGGACACCGCGATCTTGCCGATGGAGATGACGAGCGCCATCACGAGACTGTTGACGAGCATGCGTCCGAACGGCGCGGCGGCGTTGCCGCTGCCGTGCGTCCAGATGTGCGCGACGTTTTCGAAGAGATGCGTGCTCGGGATGAGCGAAAGGGGCACGGTAAAGACTTCCTTCGCGCTCATCGAGGCCGCGCAGAACGCGACGTAGACCGGAAACACGACCAGCGCGACGCCGAGTATCAGCACCGCATGACAGAAGATATCGAAGCCGCGGCGATTCTCGATCATGAATATTGCACCCTGCGTTCGACGAAACGGAACTGCACGATGGTGAGCGCCACGACGATCACCATCAGCACGACGGACTGCGCGCCCGAACTCCCGATGTCGAGGCCCTGAAAGCCTTCCGCGAAGATCTTGTAGATGAGCGTCTTGGTCGATTGCGCGGGACCGCCGCCCGTCGCGGCGTCGATGACGGGGAACGTATCGAAGAACGCGTAGACCAGATTGACGACGACCAGGAAGAACGTCGTCGGCGACAGGAGCGGCAGCGCAATGCCGAAGAAACGTCGCACGGGACCGGCGCCGTCGATGGCGGCGGCTTCGATCAGCGATTGCGGAATCGCCTGAAGCCCGGCGTAGAAGAACAGGAAGTTGTAGCTGACCTGTTTCCAGACGGACGCGAGCACGACGAGAAACATGGCCTGCGTGCCATTGAGCGCGTGATTCCAGACGATGCCCTTTTTCGCGAGCGCATACGTCACGAGCCCGATGCTTGGATTGAACAGGAACGACCACAGCACCGCAGCGATGGCCGGCGCGACCGCATACGGCCAGATGAGCAGCGTTTGGTACGCCTTCGCGCCGCGCGTCACGCGATCCGCGCAGGCTGCGAGGACGAGCGATATCACGAGGCCCGACACGGTGACGAGCGCGCAGAAAATCATCGTCGTACTGAACGACGAAAGATAGAGCGGGTCCGCGAAAAGCTGCCTGAAGTTCGCGAACCCGACGAATTCGCTCGATGTGCCGAATGCGTCCTGACTTTGCGTGGCCTGCCAGAGCGCCTCGCCCGCCGGCCACAGAAAGAAGAGCGCCGTGATGGCGAGCTGCGGCGCGACCAGCAGATACGGCAAGACGCTCGTGTCGAAACGAGACCGTTTTTCCATTGACATGTCCTTCAAGCGCGCCCGCGCGATTCGCGGGCGCTTGAGCGTCGCGCGTCTCGTTCAGCCGCCGCTTTTCTCGAAGCGGCGCAGAAGTTCGTCGCCGCGCTGCACGGAAGAATCGAGCGCCTGCTGCGGCGTCTTCTTGCCGGCCCAGACTTGCTCCAGTTCCTCATCGACGACCGTGCGGATCTGCGGCATGTTGCCGAGGCGCAAGCCCTTCGTGTAGGCAAGCGGCGGCTTGTTCAACATCTGTTTGATGGCGATGTCCGCGCCCGGGTTCTTGTCGTAGAAGCCCTGCTTCTGCGTGAGTTCGTAGGCGGCAGTCGTCACCGGCAGATAACCCGTGTCCTGATGCCACTTCGCCGCGACCTTCGGCGACGAAAGATACGCGAGGAACTTCGCGACGCCCTTGTACAACGCCGGGTCCTTGCCCGAGAGCACCCACAGACTCGCGCCGCCGATAATCGCGTTCTGCGGCGCGCCCTTCACGCTCGCGTCGTACGGCATCATGCCGACGCCGTATTCGAACTTCGCATACTTCTGGATGGTCGCCCGCGATCCCGACGAATTCGTGATGATCCCGCAGTCGCCGCTATAGAACTTTGAGACCGGCTCGTCCTTGCGGCCGACATAGGTGAAGGAGCCGTCCTTCGCCATGTTCTGAAGGAACTGGATGTGCGCGACCTGCAGCGGCTTGTTGAATTCGAGCGTGGCGTCGAGACCATCGAAGCCGTTGTTCTTGGATGCGAACGGCGCGGCGTGCCACGCGCTGTAGTTCTCGAGATGAATCCAGCTCTGCCAGCCGGACGAATACCCGCACGAGTAGCCCGCGGCCTTCAGCTTTTTCGCATCGGCTTCGACATCGGCCCAGGTCTTCGGCGGCTGATTCGGGTCGAGGCCCGCCTTCTTGAACGCGTCCTTGTTGTAGTAGAGGACCGGCGTGGAACTGTTGAACGGCATCGAGATGAGATGCCCGGTCTTCGCGTCGCTGTAATAGCCGGAGATGGTCGGCACGAACGCTTTCTCGTCGAGCGGCACGCCCGCCTGCTTGAAGACGTCGTAGACCGGAAGCACAGCCTTCTTCGCCTGCATCATCGTGGCGGTGCCGACTTCATAGACTTGCAGGATCGCGGGCGCGTTGCCGCTGCGATAGGCCGCGATGCCCGCCGCGAGCGTCTGGTCATACGTGCCCTTGAACACCGGCACGATCTTGTAGTCGCTCTGCGATGCATTGAAGTCGTTGGCGATGTCGTTCACGCGCTCGCCGAGGGCGGCTTCCAT
Proteins encoded:
- the ugpA gene encoding sn-glycerol-3-phosphate ABC transporter permease UgpA, with amino-acid sequence MEKRSRFDTSVLPYLLVAPQLAITALFFLWPAGEALWQATQSQDAFGTSSEFVGFANFRQLFADPLYLSSFSTTMIFCALVTVSGLVISLVLAACADRVTRGAKAYQTLLIWPYAVAPAIAAVLWSFLFNPSIGLVTYALAKKGIVWNHALNGTQAMFLVVLASVWKQVSYNFLFFYAGLQAIPQSLIEAAAIDGAGPVRRFFGIALPLLSPTTFFLVVVNLVYAFFDTFPVIDAATGGGPAQSTKTLIYKIFAEGFQGLDIGSSGAQSVVLMVIVVALTIVQFRFVERRVQYS
- the ugpB gene encoding sn-glycerol-3-phosphate ABC transporter substrate-binding protein UgpB — protein: MRCMPSFRSLSAAAILAFGASTAAQAATEIQFWHAMEAALGERVNDIANDFNASQSDYKIVPVFKGTYDQTLAAGIAAYRSGNAPAILQVYEVGTATMMQAKKAVLPVYDVFKQAGVPLDEKAFVPTISGYYSDAKTGHLISMPFNSSTPVLYYNKDAFKKAGLDPNQPPKTWADVEADAKKLKAAGYSCGYSSGWQSWIHLENYSAWHAAPFASKNNGFDGLDATLEFNKPLQVAHIQFLQNMAKDGSFTYVGRKDEPVSKFYSGDCGIITNSSGSRATIQKYAKFEYGVGMMPYDASVKGAPQNAIIGGASLWVLSGKDPALYKGVAKFLAYLSSPKVAAKWHQDTGYLPVTTAAYELTQKQGFYDKNPGADIAIKQMLNKPPLAYTKGLRLGNMPQIRTVVDEELEQVWAGKKTPQQALDSSVQRGDELLRRFEKSGG